A stretch of [Clostridium] innocuum DNA encodes these proteins:
- a CDS encoding DUF2232 domain-containing protein, with translation MKNQTRKITEGAMMCAIVGLILFINRQLGNMLEYFMYWVLTFPILVYTAKYGVRNALVPSVSMLLLSFMISSPTTIFYLFSCIVVGLVYGGGVRKGWKNGTLLVFSGIFTFFSYLVTTVLLAAVFGYDPAEDIELVKTILELMNIHTGIDLMKTVTVIVVLVAVLMSVLQTMCIHMIGNILLSRLHIRVRPMNNILSIRAPKWNGWLILVIWVLFYSGNVLKLNQEASTILLGAYLVCKVYAIACGAMCIMGLLVLLRKRAFVFLLMIAVFVPYVQDVIAVIGIADILFLLRDKMKRGVINGSFGKF, from the coding sequence ATGAAGAATCAGACACGTAAGATAACAGAAGGGGCGATGATGTGCGCCATTGTCGGACTGATTCTGTTTATCAACCGACAGCTGGGAAACATGCTGGAATATTTCATGTACTGGGTACTGACCTTTCCCATTCTGGTCTATACGGCAAAATACGGAGTGCGCAATGCACTGGTTCCCTCTGTCAGCATGCTGCTGCTTTCCTTCATGATCAGCTCACCAACAACGATCTTTTATCTCTTTAGCTGCATTGTTGTGGGACTGGTATATGGTGGCGGGGTGAGAAAAGGCTGGAAGAACGGTACGCTGCTTGTTTTCAGCGGTATCTTCACATTTTTTTCCTATCTGGTCACAACTGTTTTGCTTGCAGCTGTATTTGGTTACGATCCGGCAGAGGATATCGAGCTGGTGAAAACCATACTGGAGCTTATGAACATCCATACCGGAATCGATCTCATGAAAACTGTAACGGTCATCGTTGTTCTGGTGGCTGTTCTCATGAGCGTGCTGCAGACGATGTGTATCCACATGATTGGCAACATCCTGCTTTCCCGGCTGCATATCAGGGTACGTCCGATGAACAATATTCTCAGTATTCGTGCTCCGAAATGGAACGGATGGCTGATTCTTGTCATTTGGGTTCTATTTTACAGTGGAAATGTGCTAAAATTAAACCAGGAAGCTTCGACGATACTGCTGGGGGCCTACCTTGTCTGCAAGGTCTATGCAATCGCCTGCGGAGCGATGTGTATCATGGGACTGCTGGTGCTGTTACGAAAGCGCGCATTTGTGTTTCTGTTGATGATTGCAGTCTTTGTGCCCTATGTACAGGATGTCATTGCCGTAATCGGCATTGCGGATATCCTGTTTCTGCTGAGAGATAAAATGAAACGAGGTGTCATAAATGGATCGTTTGGAAAATTTTAA
- a CDS encoding DHH family phosphoesterase: protein MDRLENFKVQIAIILIAEAAALFVLYMAGIPGLQILPMTILLILNILVIIWIVLKYERDKEQRDIDISHILGHDAKDALSFGEVGIITYDEQYNATWINEFLEERSVNVVGKKLTSWIPEITDLFNGSVDELTASDPNGEYVYEIARKENGQVLFVRDITKLETITERFKKDSIVAGLLQLDNYMEIQQYEDEGTMATINTQLRQPLVEWAGRYGMFIRRLRSDRFLVILNEAIFEQVVQDKFDILNTIRKNAEDIDVSITLSMSFARGTDDFRLLDTMVNDLLELAQSRGGDQAAVKKYGESVKYFGGNSEAREKRSKVRVRVMSQAIKEAIMEADRVFVIGHQNMDFDCMGSALCMSRLAAAYSKEVYVVSDGGGIEPQLQEALMLYREKLEGRHRFISDGDAAKMIENDDLLIAVDHHNPKQTGAPQTLEAANRIVVIDHHRRSEDFIGNPLLVYVESSASSVCELATEFLPYQNNKVNLSEEEATLMYVGILVDTNRFKTRTGSRTFEAAAYLKNLGVDPITAENLLKEDFDDFEAKTEIMKYAGQYADGILIAAVDNNRVINRTLMSQVADSLLNIKDMEASFVIGNIENGKVAVSARSKGKINVQIIMENMHGGGHFTMAALQREQTTVKAVQEELKQMIDTYLEENKEDDEDESDTAK, encoded by the coding sequence ATGGATCGTTTGGAAAATTTTAAGGTTCAAATCGCAATTATACTGATTGCGGAAGCTGCGGCATTGTTTGTGCTGTATATGGCCGGGATTCCGGGTCTTCAGATTCTGCCCATGACGATTCTGCTGATTCTGAATATCCTTGTCATCATTTGGATCGTATTGAAGTATGAGCGTGATAAGGAACAGCGTGATATCGATATCTCCCATATTCTGGGACATGATGCCAAGGATGCCCTGTCCTTTGGCGAGGTCGGTATCATTACGTATGATGAGCAGTACAATGCGACATGGATCAATGAGTTTCTGGAGGAGCGCTCTGTTAATGTTGTTGGAAAAAAGCTGACCAGCTGGATTCCGGAGATTACAGATCTTTTCAACGGCTCTGTGGACGAGCTGACGGCAAGTGATCCGAATGGGGAATATGTATATGAGATTGCACGCAAGGAAAACGGACAGGTGCTGTTTGTACGGGATATCACTAAGCTGGAAACCATAACAGAACGGTTTAAGAAGGACAGTATCGTTGCCGGATTGCTGCAGCTGGATAATTATATGGAAATTCAGCAGTATGAGGATGAAGGAACCATGGCAACCATCAATACACAGCTGCGTCAGCCACTGGTGGAATGGGCAGGCCGCTACGGGATGTTTATCCGGCGTCTGCGCTCCGATCGCTTTCTCGTCATTTTGAATGAGGCGATTTTCGAACAGGTCGTACAGGATAAATTTGACATTCTGAACACGATACGTAAAAACGCTGAGGATATCGATGTATCCATAACGCTGAGTATGTCGTTTGCCCGTGGTACGGATGATTTCCGTCTGCTGGATACGATGGTGAATGATCTTCTGGAGCTGGCACAGAGCCGGGGCGGTGATCAGGCTGCTGTCAAGAAGTATGGCGAAAGTGTGAAATATTTCGGTGGGAACAGTGAGGCACGTGAAAAACGAAGCAAGGTGCGTGTCCGTGTGATGTCGCAGGCGATCAAGGAAGCCATCATGGAAGCAGACCGGGTGTTTGTCATCGGTCATCAGAATATGGATTTTGACTGCATGGGAAGTGCGCTGTGTATGTCACGGCTGGCTGCTGCCTATAGCAAGGAAGTATATGTGGTATCGGATGGCGGTGGAATCGAACCGCAGCTGCAGGAGGCTTTGATGCTGTACCGGGAGAAGCTGGAGGGACGGCACCGCTTTATCAGTGACGGTGATGCCGCGAAAATGATAGAAAACGACGATTTACTGATTGCCGTCGATCATCACAATCCAAAACAGACGGGAGCTCCGCAGACACTGGAGGCAGCTAACCGTATCGTTGTGATCGATCATCACCGCAGAAGTGAGGACTTCATCGGTAATCCGCTGCTGGTGTATGTGGAATCGAGTGCAAGCTCCGTATGTGAGCTGGCAACCGAATTCCTGCCTTATCAGAACAATAAGGTAAACCTGAGCGAGGAAGAGGCAACACTGATGTATGTCGGTATTCTGGTGGATACCAACCGCTTTAAAACAAGAACCGGAAGCCGTACGTTTGAAGCTGCTGCCTATCTGAAAAATCTGGGAGTTGACCCGATTACGGCAGAGAATCTTCTGAAGGAGGATTTTGATGATTTCGAGGCAAAAACCGAAATCATGAAATATGCAGGACAATATGCGGATGGTATTCTGATCGCCGCAGTTGATAACAACCGTGTAATCAACCGTACACTGATGTCTCAGGTGGCGGACAGTCTGCTGAATATCAAGGATATGGAGGCAAGCTTTGTCATCGGTAATATCGAAAACGGCAAAGTGGCGGTATCTGCCCGCAGTAAAGGGAAGATCAACGTACAGATTATCATGGAGAATATGCATGGCGGCGGACATTTCACGATGGCTGCCCTGCAGAGAGAACAAACAACGGTGAAGGCCGTACAGGAAGAATTGAAACAGATGATAGATACCTATCTGGAAGAAAACAAGGAGGACGACGAAGATGAAAGTGATACTGCTAAGTGA
- the rplI gene encoding 50S ribosomal protein L9 has protein sequence MKVILLSDVKKLGKKGDIVEVSDGYGRNFLLNKNLAVMATKKSMEILDEQNLQHDLEEKQKEADAEDLKKQLAKITLEFHVKTGEGGRVFGSVSTKQIVAQLHETYGIHVDKRKVIDNDAITSLGYTDVKVDLYRNKVIGTIRVHVNG, from the coding sequence ATGAAAGTGATACTGCTAAGTGATGTAAAGAAGCTGGGAAAGAAAGGGGATATCGTAGAGGTCAGTGACGGCTACGGAAGAAACTTTCTACTGAATAAAAACCTGGCGGTAATGGCAACAAAGAAAAGCATGGAGATTCTGGATGAGCAGAATCTGCAGCATGATCTGGAGGAAAAGCAGAAGGAAGCGGATGCAGAGGACCTGAAAAAGCAGCTTGCGAAGATCACGCTGGAATTCCATGTGAAAACAGGAGAAGGCGGACGTGTGTTCGGCAGTGTTTCCACAAAGCAGATTGTTGCACAGCTGCATGAAACATACGGAATTCATGTGGACAAGAGAAAGGTCATCGATAACGATGCCATCACCTCTCTGGGCTATACGGATGTAAAGGTGGATCTTTACAGAAATAAGGTAATCGGAACCATTCGTGTTCATGTGAACGGATAG
- the dnaB gene encoding replicative DNA helicase, with the protein MSRELPHSTEAEQSILGAMMIYPSVTSVVYDQGLDVRDFYLDIHQRIFSAMMDITDSGKPVDVTTLIARLQDIEQLNLVGGADYIIKLSDTAISSANSVYYIEMIKSRAHLRRLIEAAEQIAEDGFDTANDLDEIMDKAERDILGVTRSRRATDFKSSREVVSNVMQELIRLRSSDNRVTGIKTGYTDLDRMTNGFQRGDLIILAARPAMGKTAFALNLALNASFYNPGAIAIFSLEMPAEALMKRILSAKSAVESNKLRSGAILDDEFSKLNEAANELMASKLFVDDSSNIKISEVFSKCRKLKSEHGLDLVVIDYLQLISGSGKSGDNRQQEISEISRSLKGLAREMECPVIALSQLSRSVETRPDKHPMLSDLRESGAIEQDADIVMFLYRDAYYAKDDEAEQNNPTDQTDLDIAKHRNGATGKVELAFQKSISAFFNIAHDGFS; encoded by the coding sequence ATGAGTAGAGAATTGCCACATAGCACCGAGGCGGAACAGTCCATTCTCGGTGCAATGATGATTTATCCCAGCGTAACCAGCGTTGTATATGATCAGGGGCTGGATGTGCGAGATTTCTATCTGGATATCCATCAGCGTATATTCTCTGCCATGATGGATATCACGGACAGCGGTAAGCCGGTGGATGTCACCACGCTGATTGCCCGTTTACAGGATATCGAGCAGCTGAATCTGGTCGGCGGTGCTGACTATATCATCAAGCTGAGTGATACGGCGATATCCAGCGCCAACAGTGTGTATTATATTGAAATGATCAAAAGCAGAGCACATCTGCGACGCTTAATCGAAGCAGCCGAACAGATTGCCGAGGACGGCTTTGATACAGCAAATGATCTGGATGAAATCATGGATAAGGCGGAACGGGATATCCTCGGTGTTACGCGCAGCCGTCGTGCCACTGATTTCAAAAGCAGCCGGGAGGTTGTTTCCAATGTCATGCAGGAGCTGATTCGTCTGCGCTCCAGTGATAACCGTGTAACCGGAATCAAGACCGGCTATACCGACCTTGACCGTATGACCAACGGCTTTCAGCGTGGCGATTTGATTATTCTTGCGGCCCGTCCGGCGATGGGAAAGACTGCCTTCGCGCTGAATCTGGCGTTGAATGCATCCTTTTACAATCCCGGGGCAATTGCCATCTTCTCACTGGAGATGCCGGCGGAGGCATTGATGAAGCGTATTCTGAGTGCCAAGTCCGCAGTGGAATCCAATAAGCTGAGAAGCGGTGCTATTCTGGATGATGAATTCAGCAAGCTGAACGAAGCGGCGAATGAACTGATGGCCAGCAAGCTGTTTGTGGATGACAGCTCCAATATCAAAATATCCGAGGTGTTCTCCAAATGCCGTAAGCTGAAAAGTGAGCATGGTCTTGATCTGGTCGTCATTGACTACCTTCAGCTGATCAGCGGAAGCGGAAAAAGCGGAGATAACCGCCAGCAGGAAATATCGGAAATTTCCCGTTCCCTGAAGGGACTGGCCAGAGAAATGGAATGTCCGGTGATCGCACTTTCACAGCTGTCGCGTTCCGTGGAAACCCGTCCCGACAAGCATCCGATGCTGTCCGACCTTCGTGAATCCGGAGCCATCGAGCAGGATGCCGATATCGTCATGTTTCTGTATCGTGATGCCTATTATGCGAAGGATGATGAGGCGGAACAAAACAATCCGACCGATCAGACCGATCTTGATATTGCCAAGCACCGTAACGGTGCGACAGGCAAGGTGGAGCTTGCATTTCAGAAATCCATATCTGCCTTCTTCAACATCGCACACGACGGATTCTCATAG
- a CDS encoding MBL fold metallo-hydrolase gives MKFALLASGSKGNCCLIKHKDTKLVIDCGTTRKYLKSCFEQISYDPMQSNALLITHTHSDHVAQMKLFDPIPTYATQDIATSHLHGIRPYDRFELQDFRITVLPMSHDCEGTVGYVIETEDEKMVYVTDTGYIKDEVKEYIRNADYYVFESNHDIEMLMQTTRPVYLKQRIIGDCGHLCNEDCSNILCDVMGDHTKEIVLAHISQEGNTRDMALTTLKETLKRKQKDREDLRLYPADQFSIYTGGKSS, from the coding sequence ATGAAATTTGCACTACTGGCCAGCGGTTCCAAAGGTAACTGCTGTCTGATAAAACATAAGGATACCAAACTGGTCATTGACTGTGGAACAACGCGAAAATATCTGAAAAGCTGCTTCGAACAGATCAGCTATGATCCCATGCAGAGCAATGCACTTCTGATTACGCATACACACAGCGACCATGTCGCACAGATGAAGCTGTTTGACCCCATACCAACATATGCGACACAGGATATCGCGACCAGCCATCTGCACGGCATACGCCCCTACGATCGCTTTGAACTGCAGGATTTTCGAATAACCGTACTGCCGATGAGTCATGATTGTGAAGGCACCGTAGGCTATGTCATCGAGACCGAGGATGAGAAAATGGTATATGTGACAGATACGGGATATATTAAAGATGAGGTTAAGGAATACATACGCAATGCGGACTATTATGTCTTTGAAAGCAATCACGATATCGAGATGCTGATGCAGACGACAAGGCCTGTCTATCTGAAGCAGCGTATCATCGGTGACTGCGGACACCTGTGCAATGAGGACTGCTCGAACATCCTGTGTGATGTCATGGGGGATCATACAAAGGAAATCGTACTTGCGCATATCTCCCAGGAAGGAAACACACGGGACATGGCACTTACCACACTGAAGGAAACACTGAAGCGGAAACAGAAGGATCGCGAGGATCTCCGCCTGTATCCTGCGGATCAGTTTTCCATTTATACCGGAGGGAAATCATCATGA
- a CDS encoding PDZ domain-containing protein — protein sequence MKRLTAFLLVALIGWNIVLTILYLQSKEDTTAATAAQQTKQKVETASVNITSDVTELVAKSENKVVTVTARARGQALDTGSGAVYKVDGKTVYIITNNHVVADGDEAVVTFANGKEQKVDIVGKDELTDLALLKTDVDFKAEAFVMGNSSLVKKGEYVIAMGSPLGIEYQGSVSGGLISGVDRRMEMDIDNNGVADWDVNVLQTDAAINPGNSGGPLINMAGELIGINSMKITDTSVEGFGFALPINEVLPIITELENNGKVVRPILGISVQPIEQLSMLDKAYLGIDSKVESGLLIVKVASRTPAASAGIKEGDILVKFDGKEIKDYKQFRQYLYSHKVKDKVSIVVNRNGKEIEKTVILE from the coding sequence ATGAAACGACTGACAGCCTTTCTCCTAGTGGCACTGATCGGATGGAATATTGTCCTGACGATTTTATATTTGCAATCAAAAGAGGACACAACAGCAGCAACTGCTGCACAGCAGACGAAGCAGAAGGTGGAAACCGCAAGTGTAAATATCACAAGTGATGTGACAGAGCTTGTGGCGAAGAGCGAAAATAAGGTTGTGACAGTTACTGCCAGAGCACGCGGTCAGGCACTCGACACTGGAAGCGGTGCAGTTTATAAGGTTGACGGAAAGACGGTTTATATCATCACCAACAATCATGTTGTTGCGGATGGGGATGAAGCGGTTGTCACCTTTGCGAACGGCAAGGAACAGAAGGTGGATATCGTCGGAAAGGACGAGCTAACCGATCTTGCACTGTTGAAAACAGATGTTGATTTCAAAGCGGAGGCCTTTGTGATGGGGAATTCCTCACTTGTCAAAAAGGGGGAATATGTCATTGCCATGGGAAGTCCGCTGGGCATTGAGTATCAGGGCAGTGTATCCGGTGGTCTGATATCCGGTGTGGACAGAAGAATGGAAATGGATATCGACAACAACGGTGTTGCGGACTGGGATGTGAATGTTCTGCAGACGGATGCCGCCATCAATCCGGGAAACAGCGGCGGACCGTTAATCAATATGGCAGGAGAGCTGATTGGTATCAATTCCATGAAGATAACGGATACCTCTGTAGAGGGCTTTGGCTTTGCATTGCCGATCAATGAGGTTCTTCCCATCATTACGGAGCTGGAAAACAACGGCAAGGTGGTACGTCCGATTCTCGGAATTTCCGTACAGCCGATCGAGCAGCTGAGTATGCTGGACAAGGCATATCTGGGAATTGATTCCAAGGTGGAAAGCGGCCTGCTGATTGTCAAGGTTGCCTCACGGACACCGGCAGCCTCTGCTGGAATAAAAGAAGGTGACATCCTTGTGAAATTTGATGGTAAGGAGATCAAGGATTATAAGCAGTTCCGTCAGTATCTCTACAGTCATAAGGTAAAGGACAAGGTGAGCATTGTCGTAAACCGCAATGGTAAAGAAATCGAAAAGACGGTAATACTGGAATAA
- a CDS encoding hydrolase, protein MADLHFYHDHIIRLANRPYQNAVKMNQALVENWNRRICGDDEVYILGDVTMKNHVYAREMLKKRKGRKYLIEGNHDRFVRQTGFDQSIFTWVKQMHELKYEGHTFVLFHYPIAEWNGFYQGAIHLHGHQHNHADVIYRNRDNGLLRYDVGVDANAMVPVSIQEIIAFFE, encoded by the coding sequence ATGGCAGATTTGCACTTTTATCATGATCATATCATCCGTCTTGCCAACAGACCCTATCAAAATGCCGTAAAGATGAATCAGGCGCTTGTGGAAAACTGGAATCGAAGGATATGCGGAGATGACGAGGTGTATATTCTGGGAGATGTAACCATGAAGAATCATGTGTATGCCCGGGAAATGCTGAAGAAGCGAAAGGGCAGAAAGTATCTGATCGAAGGTAATCACGACCGTTTTGTTCGTCAAACAGGATTTGATCAATCTATATTTACATGGGTAAAGCAGATGCATGAGCTGAAGTATGAGGGACATACCTTTGTCTTATTTCATTATCCGATAGCGGAATGGAACGGCTTTTATCAAGGAGCAATCCATCTGCACGGACATCAGCACAATCACGCGGATGTAATTTACAGAAACCGTGATAACGGTCTGTTACGATATGATGTGGGCGTCGATGCAAACGCGATGGTCCCGGTCAGCATACAGGAAATCATAGCTTTTTTTGAATAA
- a CDS encoding TetR/AcrR family transcriptional regulator, with translation MEKFEELSQEKQRRIIDAGMEVFGRYEYKKANTEDIAAKAGISKGLLFYYFKDKKSFYMYLFQYCVTIVTKTLDDEDFTKITDFFALMEFGAQKKMQIMVEHPFILDFICRAFSSRREAVSSDVAMELHSLMDTTFDRFFAHVDFSKFNNDVDPKQVYQMLVWMTEGYMHEKLSCQETLKLENIMKDFEEWKVMFKKMAYKKEYQ, from the coding sequence ATGGAAAAATTCGAGGAGCTTTCACAGGAGAAGCAGCGGCGTATCATCGATGCCGGTATGGAAGTGTTTGGCAGATATGAATACAAAAAGGCAAACACGGAGGATATTGCGGCCAAGGCAGGCATATCCAAGGGGTTATTATTCTATTATTTCAAGGATAAAAAAAGCTTTTATATGTATCTGTTTCAGTATTGTGTAACTATCGTCACAAAGACGCTGGATGATGAGGACTTCACAAAAATCACAGATTTCTTCGCATTGATGGAATTCGGGGCGCAGAAAAAAATGCAGATAATGGTGGAGCATCCGTTTATTCTGGATTTTATCTGCCGGGCATTTTCTTCCCGCCGCGAGGCTGTCAGCAGTGATGTGGCAATGGAGCTGCATTCTCTGATGGACACGACCTTTGACCGTTTTTTTGCGCATGTGGATTTCTCAAAATTTAACAATGATGTTGATCCGAAGCAGGTGTATCAGATGCTGGTATGGATGACAGAGGGGTATATGCATGAAAAGCTCAGCTGTCAGGAAACGCTCAAGCTGGAGAACATCATGAAGGATTTTGAAGAATGGAAGGTCATGTTTAAGAAGATGGCATATAAGAAGGAGTATCAGTAA
- a CDS encoding prepilin-type N-terminal cleavage/methylation domain-containing protein, with amino-acid sequence MSTNHEFYSTMKEKGDGMKKNKKGFTLVEIIVVLVIIGILMALAVPAVMSYVRKAADTKLISEARSVMVASKEKGIELVKKQQLDLLATDENMKDIMKRSEVEGTLMEIYKNKANNGAGDFIVLIGETYIRYDDQQQKYEILTSYDNLFVKANEIHLALIKGEPLSIIQAFIDQKDKAFINSEGANAGNSLRKALNDAGIASGYDYSFRIYASKSDNNYTITISERKVTLEDIKKGNKVKVIQYDYSGNNGFSGTPRVKTANASVKLGEDSGGTQDDYAALKLDDIKDWEVISQ; translated from the coding sequence ATGTCTACAAACCACGAATTTTATAGTACAATGAAAGAAAAGGGTGATGGTATGAAAAAGAATAAAAAAGGATTTACACTTGTCGAGATCATTGTTGTTCTGGTAATCATCGGTATCCTGATGGCACTTGCTGTACCGGCTGTCATGAGCTACGTGCGCAAGGCGGCAGATACCAAGCTGATTTCCGAAGCAAGAAGTGTCATGGTAGCCTCCAAGGAGAAGGGAATCGAACTGGTAAAGAAACAGCAGCTGGACTTACTGGCGACGGATGAAAATATGAAGGATATCATGAAACGCTCGGAAGTGGAAGGGACCCTGATGGAAATATATAAAAACAAGGCAAATAACGGTGCCGGAGATTTTATCGTTTTGATAGGGGAAACCTATATCCGATACGATGATCAACAGCAGAAGTATGAAATATTGACCTCCTATGATAATCTATTTGTAAAAGCAAACGAAATTCACCTTGCTTTAATAAAGGGAGAGCCTCTCAGCATCATTCAGGCTTTCATCGATCAAAAAGATAAGGCATTCATCAATTCGGAAGGTGCAAATGCCGGTAACAGTCTGCGCAAGGCGCTTAACGACGCTGGTATAGCCAGCGGATATGATTACAGCTTCAGAATCTATGCAAGTAAAAGTGATAACAATTATACGATAACGATAAGTGAGCGCAAGGTAACCTTGGAGGATATAAAAAAGGGAAATAAAGTCAAGGTTATCCAGTATGATTATTCCGGAAATAATGGATTTAGCGGAACACCACGTGTTAAGACAGCAAATGCTTCCGTTAAGCTTGGAGAAGACTCCGGAGGTACACAGGACGATTACGCTGCATTAAAGCTGGATGATATCAAGGACTGGGAGGTTATCTCACAATAG
- a CDS encoding phosphohydrolase codes for MHVEEVPEFLNIAKELLGDARVWDMQKYIQHGSISCLEHSFVVSYYSFTLVRKLRMSCDERSLVRGALLHDYFLYDWHEAEDWHRLHGFRHPFFANRNALRDFQISEREQEIIRKHMWPLTVIPPMCREAWVVNAVDTASGIVEVLAEYRMFKRLRRRWLESKLELLKQVKENL; via the coding sequence ATGCACGTAGAGGAAGTACCGGAATTTTTAAATATAGCGAAGGAGCTGCTGGGGGATGCCAGGGTATGGGATATGCAGAAGTATATACAGCACGGATCCATCAGCTGTCTGGAGCACAGCTTCGTCGTATCCTATTACAGCTTTACACTGGTCAGAAAGCTGCGGATGTCCTGTGATGAACGCTCTTTGGTACGGGGCGCGCTGCTGCATGACTATTTTCTATATGACTGGCATGAGGCAGAGGATTGGCACAGACTGCATGGCTTTCGCCACCCTTTTTTTGCGAATCGCAATGCATTGCGCGATTTTCAAATCAGTGAACGGGAGCAGGAAATCATCCGCAAGCATATGTGGCCGTTAACCGTCATACCACCTATGTGCAGGGAAGCATGGGTGGTAAACGCAGTGGATACAGCATCCGGCATTGTTGAGGTGCTCGCAGAATATCGGATGTTTAAAAGACTGCGCCGCAGATGGCTGGAAAGTAAGCTGGAGCTATTGAAGCAGGTAAAGGAGAACTTATGA
- the rlmH gene encoding 23S rRNA (pseudouridine(1915)-N(3))-methyltransferase RlmH: MIKIVAVGKIKEKALRTQIEEYEKRLRPFTKLEIIEVNDEVAPQSNSDSQNNQVKEKEGERILAKIKEQEYVILLDLWGEMVDSERFSKKLDQLQTYQTSNLTFVIAGSLGPGKNVYDRCNWKWKLSDLTFTHQMTRVLVLEQIYRAFMIQNNNPYHK, from the coding sequence ATGATAAAAATTGTTGCAGTAGGAAAAATAAAGGAAAAGGCACTGCGTACACAGATTGAAGAGTACGAAAAAAGGCTGCGGCCGTTTACAAAGCTGGAAATCATCGAAGTAAATGATGAAGTGGCACCGCAGAGCAACAGCGATTCACAGAACAATCAGGTTAAGGAAAAGGAAGGAGAACGCATTCTCGCCAAAATAAAGGAGCAGGAATATGTAATCCTTCTCGATTTATGGGGAGAAATGGTGGATAGTGAGCGGTTTTCCAAAAAGCTTGATCAGCTACAGACCTATCAGACCAGTAACCTTACATTCGTTATCGCAGGCTCTCTGGGACCGGGCAAAAATGTCTATGATCGCTGTAACTGGAAATGGAAGCTGAGTGATCTGACCTTTACCCATCAGATGACAAGAGTGCTCGTACTGGAACAGATTTATCGTGCCTTTATGATACAGAACAACAATCCATATCATAAATAG